From Rickettsia endosymbiont of Ceutorhynchus obstrictus, a single genomic window includes:
- the rplM gene encoding 50S ribosomal protein L13 — protein sequence MKTYSAKPSDIQKKWWVIDAQNLILGRLASKVANMLRGKHKPTFTPHMDCGDNVIIINAEHIKLTGKKANPKDGKVYYRHTGFPGGIKETTAGKILSGKYPERVVKSAVKRMITRNVLGAKQMSNLYVYAKEEHPHQAQQPVAYDFASQNPKNKK from the coding sequence GTGAAAACTTACTCTGCAAAACCATCGGATATTCAAAAAAAATGGTGGGTTATAGACGCGCAAAATCTGATTCTTGGTAGGCTTGCTAGCAAAGTTGCCAATATGTTACGCGGTAAACATAAACCTACTTTTACTCCTCATATGGATTGTGGAGATAATGTAATTATAATTAACGCGGAACATATAAAATTGACCGGTAAGAAAGCCAATCCCAAAGACGGTAAAGTGTATTACAGACATACGGGATTCCCGGGCGGGATTAAAGAAACTACCGCAGGAAAAATTTTAAGCGGCAAATATCCTGAACGCGTTGTTAAATCGGCTGTAAAAAGAATGATTACGAGAAATGTTTTGGGTGCAAAGCAAATGAGTAATTTATATGTTTATGCAAAAGAGGAACACCCTCATCAAGCACAACAACCGGTAGCTTATGATTTTGCAAGCCAGAATCCCAAAAATAAAAAGTAA
- a CDS encoding PQQ-binding-like beta-propeller repeat protein translates to MNKKLAILLLPFILISCNGLGPKKVKNIVELTPRLSAQTNESIYLDSSKNTYLFNHNMLKNKEYSFTKYKTVTEPVFVNNIVYTLDIKSNISAFSKEKNSIIWSYNISRNKEDNYIGGGILYHDGKLYVTYGSRLLVVLDAKSGHELIRKELPDIIRIKPITINDDTILVQTISNQLVALNTKTLNPVWQHEGTVEVLSSSYQVAPIIYHDRIIVTYSSGQILAINTKKGEVLWSFELTDSEHASLPNFEEASILCAPISDNNNLYIASGLGKIIKLNVATGVVIWQTNANDIQSMSLIGNSLFVTNNARQVAALSLASGQVKFVADLNDGKDVKKLKSAIFLAPSVSKDNTGMSLNVISVNGVLYSFRSDKNGHLSTIPTITKITKNIRYYGIGFDNNIYFSTDKKIIFDTNKAI, encoded by the coding sequence ATGAACAAAAAATTAGCAATTTTATTATTACCTTTTATTTTAATTTCCTGTAACGGACTCGGACCTAAAAAAGTAAAAAATATTGTAGAATTAACTCCAAGGCTCTCAGCTCAAACTAATGAATCGATATATTTAGATTCTAGTAAAAACACCTATTTATTTAACCATAACATGTTAAAAAATAAAGAATATTCCTTTACTAAATACAAAACCGTTACCGAGCCGGTTTTTGTTAATAATATAGTGTATACTTTAGATATTAAATCAAATATATCGGCATTTTCCAAAGAAAAAAATAGTATAATCTGGTCTTATAATATCAGTAGAAATAAAGAAGATAATTATATCGGCGGCGGAATTTTGTATCATGACGGAAAATTATACGTAACATACGGTTCAAGGTTATTAGTAGTATTAGATGCAAAATCAGGACATGAACTAATAAGAAAAGAGCTGCCGGATATTATCAGAATTAAGCCGATTACGATAAATGATGATACTATTTTAGTTCAAACTATTAGTAATCAGCTAGTTGCTTTAAATACCAAAACTTTAAATCCCGTTTGGCAACATGAAGGAACGGTAGAAGTTTTATCTTCTAGCTACCAAGTTGCTCCTATAATATATCATGATCGCATTATAGTTACTTACAGTTCGGGACAAATTCTTGCTATTAACACCAAAAAAGGTGAAGTTCTTTGGAGTTTTGAGCTTACAGATTCCGAACATGCGTCTCTACCGAATTTTGAAGAAGCTAGTATATTATGCGCACCTATTAGCGACAATAATAATTTATACATAGCAAGCGGTTTAGGTAAAATAATAAAGCTAAATGTTGCAACCGGTGTCGTTATTTGGCAAACTAACGCTAATGATATTCAATCCATGTCATTAATCGGTAATAGCTTATTCGTCACAAATAATGCTCGGCAGGTTGCAGCACTCTCTCTTGCATCAGGTCAAGTAAAATTTGTCGCCGATTTAAATGACGGTAAAGATGTTAAAAAATTAAAATCAGCCATTTTTTTAGCGCCTTCCGTTAGTAAAGATAATACCGGTATGAGCTTAAACGTTATTTCCGTTAACGGAGTTTTATATAGTTTCCGCTCAGATAAGAACGGACATTTAAGTACCATACCTACTATTACAAAAATTACTAAAAATATCCGCTATTACGGTATAGGATTTGATAATAATATATATTTTTCTACCGATAAAAAAATAATATTCGATACTAACAAAGCGATTTAA
- the ybgF gene encoding tol-pal system protein YbgF: protein MKLITLLFTVLLPFCVFGEDQVIKSKNLKFVANNDYENRLDEQEKEIQRLLGKIEILEHKVGIITKQLNITEHAQNSENIPETSDIPDVFDVSALEEINNTPNSTTPVINKKDIAADKQAYDLALASFKDGKLEEAEKKFASFIQTYPSSAVISNAYFWYGESFFKRKDFNGAAINYLKCYKQSPKGPKSSDALLKLSLSLGELKKKQEACNILTKLDKEFPTNRSAISKKMAEDAKVKFGCKTQQSK from the coding sequence ATGAAACTAATTACATTATTATTTACTGTTTTATTACCCTTCTGCGTATTTGGAGAAGATCAAGTAATTAAAAGTAAAAATCTAAAATTTGTAGCAAATAATGATTATGAAAATAGATTAGACGAGCAAGAAAAAGAAATTCAGCGATTACTCGGTAAAATTGAAATCTTAGAGCATAAAGTTGGAATAATAACAAAACAATTAAATATTACGGAGCATGCTCAAAATTCGGAAAATATACCGGAAACTTCCGACATTCCCGATGTATTTGACGTATCTGCTTTAGAAGAGATAAATAATACCCCTAATTCCACGACTCCCGTTATTAACAAAAAAGATATAGCAGCCGATAAACAAGCTTATGATTTGGCCCTTGCTTCTTTTAAAGACGGTAAATTAGAGGAAGCGGAGAAGAAATTTGCAAGTTTTATACAAACTTATCCGAGTAGTGCCGTAATCAGTAACGCTTATTTTTGGTACGGAGAAAGTTTTTTTAAACGCAAAGATTTTAACGGCGCTGCGATCAATTATTTAAAATGTTATAAACAATCTCCTAAAGGTCCTAAATCTTCCGATGCTTTACTTAAATTGTCGTTATCACTCGGTGAATTAAAGAAAAAACAAGAAGCCTGTAATATACTTACCAAGCTTGATAAAGAATTTCCGACTAATAGATCCGCAATATCTAAAAAAATGGCGGAGGATGCTAAAGTTAAATTCGGTTGTAAAACTCAACAAAGTAAATAA
- a CDS encoding DUF2659 family protein — protein MSDILEEVLNDQNEEKRLRFFKKILPIVIIFAIFIVIIMIINNRHKDNRIKNNQKNGDIFVKAISIEMIEGNKDFAFSTLENLSNTSSNRIKEIALLEQVAIKISEKKHQDAKALLEKIIQNTEYQEITTAYARISWLSLVIDEENIAKQDKEKALTYLKYFNDEEKAFWATANFIKAIWDIKNDMPDVAKETLKILIASNNAPELTKDQAKALLSNLDSDKDKRI, from the coding sequence ATGTCTGATATTCTAGAAGAAGTATTAAATGATCAAAACGAAGAAAAAAGGTTAAGATTTTTCAAAAAGATTTTACCCATCGTTATAATTTTTGCGATATTCATTGTTATTATAATGATAATTAATAACCGTCATAAAGATAACCGAATTAAAAATAATCAGAAAAACGGGGATATTTTTGTTAAAGCCATTAGCATTGAAATGATCGAAGGCAACAAAGATTTTGCTTTTAGCACCTTAGAAAATTTAAGCAATACAAGTAGCAATAGAATAAAAGAAATTGCTTTATTAGAGCAAGTTGCTATAAAGATTTCAGAAAAAAAACATCAAGACGCTAAGGCTTTATTAGAAAAAATTATTCAAAATACCGAATATCAAGAAATAACTACGGCTTATGCCCGTATTTCATGGTTAAGTTTAGTTATCGATGAAGAAAATATAGCTAAGCAAGATAAAGAAAAGGCATTAACATATTTAAAATATTTTAATGACGAAGAAAAAGCTTTTTGGGCTACGGCCAACTTTATAAAAGCAATTTGGGATATTAAAAACGATATGCCGGACGTAGCAAAAGAAACTTTAAAAATACTAATAGCGTCAAATAATGCTCCGGAACTGACAAAAGATCAGGCCAAGGCTTTACTCTCAAATTTAGATAGTGATAAGGACAAGAGAATATGA